DNA from Methanospirillum lacunae:
AATAGTGCTTGTAAATCCAACCCATAATGCTCAAGAAATATCTTTAATGAAAGTGGCTTTCCGGTTTCTTCTTCAAACCGGGATATCTTTTCGACTAGGACATTTCTTCGGAGAAGTGAACGTTCAATATGTGAGAGGACGGTTTCGCGTGCAACCTTCTCAAGAGTAATGAAACAACCACGAGGAAGAAGATATACTCCGTTCTCGACCTGTTCTGATATAGGGGTGGTTCCTTCAGCGGTCAATGCCTTGAACTTGGTATCAAATCGGTAATTCGTATGCTGCCGACCAACAAAATCCAGAACCGTGAGACATTCCTTTCCTTCACAAATTCGAAGGCCTCTTCCGAGCTGTTGAAGAAAAATGGTCATACTTTCGGTTGGTCTGAGAAAGAGAACAGTATTCACTTCCGGAATATCAACCCCTTCATTGTAGAGATCAACGACAAAAATAAACCGAATCTCCCCATTCACGAGTTGTGATTGAATTGAATTCCTGGTTTTCTGATCACTTTCCCCGGTGAGGTACCCAGAAGGGATACCAATCTCATTAAAAGTATTACACATGAAGACGGCATGGTCAATACTGACACAGAATCCAAGACCAATTACTGTGTTGATATCTGTTACATATCGATTAAGGGACGTTGCGATATGTTCTGCCCTCTGGAGATTTCCTGTGTATCGCTTCGATAATGTCTGTTTATCGTATCCTCCCTGTGACCAACTTACATCTTCAAGATTAACAGTATCTGTTATCCCAAAATAATGAAAGGGAGCGAGAAGATTTCTATCAATCGCTTCGGGAAGACGGATTTCTGCGGCTATCTTTCCATCAAAGTAAGCAAGAATATCAAGCTCATCCATTCTCTCCGGTGTCGCCGTCAATCCAACAAGAATCTTTGGATGGTAATATTGCAAAAGGGTTTGATACGAGGCTGCAGCCGCATGATGAAACTCATCAACAATGATATAATCGTAATAATCAGAAGAAGTTAGGGTATTGAATTTCGTGCTATTGAATGTCTGAATCGAGATAAAGCAATGATCAATATGTGGTGGAATTATTCCCCGAATACAGAGATCACCAAAGTTTGGATCCCGCATGATCACCCGAAACCGACTGAGGCTCTGCTTTAATATCTCCTCCCGATGAGCAACAAAGAGAAGGCGGGCATGTGGATTTCCATTCCGAACGAAATTTCGAAAGTCAAATGCCGATATGATTGTCTTTCCTGTCCCTGTTGCCGCAACAATCAGATTACGATATCGACCATGAACCTCTCGCTCTACAATCAGTCGTTCTAATATCTCCTTCTGATAGAAATATGGAACAATATCAAACAGAATTGGAAGGTCATCATCTCCAGATTTTCCTTTTTGTCGATTCAATGCCTCCTGTAAGATAGACTTGTCATTTTCTTTATAGGGAACGAATTCCGGATTATCCCAATAACTCTCAAATGAGATACATATCTTTTGGAGAATGTCTCCTGCATCCTTTTCTGTAAGTTTCACATTCCACTCAAGACCACTAGTTATTGCAGGATTTGAAAGATTTGAAGAGCCAACATAAGCGGACGAAAACCCAGATTTACGATAGAAATAGTATGCCTTCGCATGTAATCTGGTCCGCTCAGTGTCATAGGAGATACGAACCTCTGTATTTGGGAGGGTTGAAAGGAATTCAATAGCCTTGAGATCAGTTGCCCCAATATACGAGGTGGTGATGACCCGAAGATGTCCATGGTTGCAGAAATTGGAGAGTTCATCCATCAACAATCTGATGCCGCTCCATTTGATGAACGAAACAAGCATATCGATCCGATCTGCAGATCCGATCTCTGCTTTCAGCTCCTGAAGTAAACTGGGTTCATTATGTGATCCAGTAAAGAGGCTACTTTGAGAGAGGGAGGATTTTGGACGAAGAAATGAAGATGACCTTCTTTCATCTCCTCTTCTATCCGTTACCGATAGGAGAATTTCTCCTTCAGGAGATATCTGGCATTTATTCAGAGATGCTTCGCCAGTCCAGATCGATAACAGATTGATGATCTCATTACAACGATCTATCTGATCTTTTACCGGCTGGTTTTTTTCTTCT
Protein-coding regions in this window:
- a CDS encoding DEAD/DEAH box helicase, which translates into the protein MQNLKSTDQQYDAISIHESEDIPSLLSHYLTPVLKKSLTVLEEKNQPVKDQIDRCNEIINLLSIWTGEASLNKCQISPEGEILLSVTDRRGDERRSSSFLRPKSSLSQSSLFTGSHNEPSLLQELKAEIGSADRIDMLVSFIKWSGIRLLMDELSNFCNHGHLRVITTSYIGATDLKAIEFLSTLPNTEVRISYDTERTRLHAKAYYFYRKSGFSSAYVGSSNLSNPAITSGLEWNVKLTEKDAGDILQKICISFESYWDNPEFVPYKENDKSILQEALNRQKGKSGDDDLPILFDIVPYFYQKEILERLIVEREVHGRYRNLIVAATGTGKTIISAFDFRNFVRNGNPHARLLFVAHREEILKQSLSRFRVIMRDPNFGDLCIRGIIPPHIDHCFISIQTFNSTKFNTLTSSDYYDYIIVDEFHHAAAASYQTLLQYYHPKILVGLTATPERMDELDILAYFDGKIAAEIRLPEAIDRNLLAPFHYFGITDTVNLEDVSWSQGGYDKQTLSKRYTGNLQRAEHIATSLNRYVTDINTVIGLGFCVSIDHAVFMCNTFNEIGIPSGYLTGESDQKTRNSIQSQLVNGEIRFIFVVDLYNEGVDIPEVNTVLFLRPTESMTIFLQQLGRGLRICEGKECLTVLDFVGRQHTNYRFDTKFKALTAEGTTPISEQVENGVYLLPRGCFITLEKVARETVLSHIERSLLRRNVLVEKISRFEEETGKPLSLKIFLEHYGLDLQALFSKSSFRGLCAEAGLCERISPEEERWMMSIARKIGHINSVSFILFIRQILQEKDINFVEGRKIGYQSHLNMLYYSVYSKPLQEMRYSSLMSGFEELFRREWMVSEVLSILDYLEDTIQYVEKPLDLGFDCGLSLHGYYSRDQIFAGLGHYSPDHWSTKGKREGVVYFEDKKLDVFFITLNKSDKFFSSTTMYHDYAINDTLFHWQSQSTTSESSPTGQRYIHHQEKGSRVLLFVREFNKIQNVSQPFLCLGTAKYERYSGSRPMSIVWKLDESIPGGYMKKVKVGSGG